A single Candidatus Hydrogenedentota bacterium DNA region contains:
- a CDS encoding TlpA disulfide reductase family protein: MGRVKAFYGTVAVLGGFVLITYWGMMVVWGSGSWLHGTRSLRLGPIYVPMLLLGLATLIVLPAFLLSVCRIMQTRGRFPRWTGLPGASCAMAWQALLLAALVLVFDTPWSGLFRTDWAGVFRNAGKPAVLELGDDHLNYPELPLQPVDYYAWSVYDLDGREVPMASFRGKTLFLNFWATWCMPCRSEMPSVQRLYDAAKDKGVAFAFVSREEAETVRTFMKAEGYTLPVYLAKERPPAFMAITGIPATMIFAPDGQLAFRHTGAAAWDTPKTLEFLAKLTGVP, translated from the coding sequence ATGGGACGCGTGAAGGCGTTTTACGGGACCGTGGCGGTTCTGGGCGGCTTTGTATTGATTACTTACTGGGGCATGATGGTTGTTTGGGGCAGCGGGTCCTGGCTGCATGGGACGCGCAGTCTTCGTCTCGGCCCCATTTATGTGCCGATGTTGCTGTTGGGGCTGGCGACGTTGATTGTCCTGCCGGCTTTCCTGTTGAGCGTGTGCAGGATCATGCAGACTCGCGGCCGTTTCCCTCGATGGACCGGGCTTCCGGGCGCCAGTTGCGCGATGGCGTGGCAGGCGTTGTTGCTTGCGGCGCTGGTGCTGGTTTTCGACACGCCATGGTCCGGTTTGTTTCGCACGGATTGGGCCGGGGTTTTTCGCAATGCGGGCAAGCCGGCGGTTCTCGAATTGGGCGACGACCACCTGAATTATCCTGAGCTACCGCTTCAGCCCGTGGATTATTATGCGTGGTCCGTTTACGATCTCGACGGACGGGAAGTGCCGATGGCGTCGTTCCGCGGCAAAACGCTTTTCCTGAATTTCTGGGCGACGTGGTGCATGCCGTGCCGTTCCGAAATGCCCAGCGTGCAGCGTCTTTACGACGCGGCGAAGGATAAGGGCGTGGCGTTTGCGTTTGTTTCGCGGGAAGAGGCGGAGACTGTCCGCACGTTTATGAAAGCGGAAGGGTACACGCTGCCGGTGTATCTGGCGAAAGAACGCCCCCCGGCGTTCATGGCCATTACCGGGATCCCCGCAACGATGATCTTTGCCCCCGACGGCCAACTGGCATTTCGCCACACGGGCGCCGCGGCGTGGGACACACCCAAGACTCTTGAGTTTCTCGCGAAACTAACCGGCGTTCCGTGA